In one Echinicola marina genomic region, the following are encoded:
- a CDS encoding CvpA family protein yields MGAIDIVILILLGIGAYSGYKQGLFIGILSIVAFIFGIVFAFKFMHWGAEMLAERVESLTFMLPFVSFLIIFFIVTLTIRLLAYLVKKTLDLTLLGTFDNFAGAVLGILKWAFMISLLIWAANSFGIEFPEEDLKASRFYNILEPFAPFVINIIGSITPIIKEAVDRINELVNRSQDVIVN; encoded by the coding sequence TTGGGCGCGATAGATATTGTCATACTGATATTACTGGGTATAGGTGCTTATAGCGGCTATAAACAGGGCCTGTTTATTGGTATTTTATCTATCGTGGCCTTTATATTCGGAATTGTTTTTGCTTTCAAGTTTATGCACTGGGGGGCAGAGATGTTGGCAGAAAGGGTAGAAAGTTTGACTTTTATGTTGCCTTTTGTGTCATTTTTAATCATTTTTTTCATCGTGACATTGACGATTAGATTATTGGCCTATTTGGTTAAAAAGACCCTTGACCTTACTCTCTTGGGTACATTTGACAATTTTGCCGGAGCTGTCTTAGGGATATTGAAATGGGCCTTTATGATCAGTTTGTTGATATGGGCGGCCAATTCATTTGGAATTGAGTTTCCTGAGGAGGACCTGAAAGCATCGAGATTTTATAATATACTGGAGCCCTTTGCACCTTTTGTGATCAATATCATTGGCAGTATCACCCCAATCATAAAGGAAGCCGTAGATAGGATCAATGAACTGGTAAATAGGAGTCAGGATGTTATTGTTAATTGA
- a CDS encoding NAD kinase, giving the protein MNITIHGIKFQREFVPYIEQLINALHQHNANIFLTAAFQKNLKKSGAKATGFTLLPNREKLEEMDFVISVGGDGTLLDTVSMVGEYEVPILGINTGRMGFLATIAKEDVEKAVEVLYDGKFTIQDRALINLEADQPLFNGVPYGLNEFTIHKRDTSSMITVHTYIDGEYLNSYWADGLIIATPTGSTGYSLSCGGPLISPLAKNFVITPVSPHNLNVRPMIVSDESEITFTIEGRSEKFLISLDSRSTAVDASVKLTVKKEKFVAKLVKFHDYSFFDTLRKKLNWGFDMRN; this is encoded by the coding sequence ATGAATATAACCATTCATGGGATCAAATTTCAGCGGGAATTTGTCCCATATATTGAACAGCTTATCAATGCGCTTCATCAGCATAACGCCAATATTTTCCTTACAGCCGCTTTTCAGAAAAACTTGAAAAAATCCGGGGCCAAGGCTACCGGATTCACTTTATTGCCCAACAGGGAAAAACTGGAAGAAATGGATTTTGTGATTTCAGTGGGAGGAGATGGAACCCTCTTGGATACGGTGTCCATGGTAGGGGAGTATGAAGTGCCTATTCTGGGAATCAATACCGGAAGGATGGGCTTTCTGGCGACTATCGCCAAGGAAGATGTAGAAAAAGCGGTGGAAGTACTTTATGATGGGAAGTTTACTATACAGGACAGGGCGTTGATCAATCTGGAGGCTGATCAGCCATTATTTAATGGTGTTCCTTATGGTTTGAATGAATTTACCATTCATAAACGGGATACTTCTTCCATGATTACGGTGCATACTTATATTGATGGAGAGTACCTGAACAGTTACTGGGCTGATGGCCTTATTATCGCCACGCCTACCGGATCCACAGGGTATTCCCTGAGCTGCGGAGGTCCTTTGATCTCTCCATTGGCCAAGAATTTTGTGATCACTCCGGTAAGTCCGCACAATCTCAATGTAAGGCCCATGATTGTTTCGGATGAAAGCGAGATTACTTTTACTATTGAGGGAAGAAGTGAGAAGTTTTTGATTTCGTTGGATTCCAGATCAACGGCCGTGGATGCCTCCGTGAAATTGACCGTGAAAAAGGAAAAATTTGTCGCAAAGTTGGTTAAGTTCCACGATTACAGTTTCTTTGATACTTTAAGGAAAAAGCTGAATTGGGGCTTTGATATGAGGAATTAG
- the metK gene encoding methionine adenosyltransferase, giving the protein MPYLFTSESVSEGHPDKISDQISDALIDNFLAFDPKSKVACETLVTTGQVVLAGEVKSDTYLDVQKIARDVINRIGYTKGEYMFDGNSCGVLSAIHEQSPDINQGVDRTSPEEQGAGDQGMMFGYATNETENYMPLALDLSHRLLKELAKLRRENQEIKYLRPDAKAQVTIEYSDDNVPQKIKAIVISTQHDDFADEPTMLAKIKEDLINILVPRVKAQLIPEIQTLFTDDITYHINPTGKFVIGGPHGDAGLTGRKIIVDTYGGKGAHGGGAFSGKDPSKVDRSAAYATRHIAKNMVAAGIADEVLVQVSYAIGVAEPMGIYINTYGTAKVDMTDGEIAKLIEQIFDMRPYAIEQRLRLRNPIYEETAAYGHMGRTNEVVRKTFVSPDGTSITLDVELFTWEKLDFVDTIKKAFKL; this is encoded by the coding sequence ATGCCATATCTATTCACTTCGGAGTCTGTATCAGAAGGACATCCTGATAAAATATCTGACCAGATTTCTGATGCGCTCATTGATAACTTTTTAGCTTTTGATCCAAAGTCCAAGGTTGCCTGTGAAACATTGGTCACTACCGGGCAGGTAGTATTGGCAGGTGAAGTTAAGTCTGACACCTACCTGGATGTTCAAAAAATTGCCAGGGATGTGATCAATAGAATCGGCTACACCAAAGGAGAGTACATGTTTGACGGTAATTCCTGTGGAGTGCTTTCCGCTATTCATGAACAGTCTCCAGACATCAACCAAGGCGTGGACAGGACCAGTCCTGAAGAGCAAGGTGCAGGTGATCAAGGAATGATGTTTGGCTATGCCACCAATGAGACCGAGAACTATATGCCTTTGGCATTGGACCTATCCCACAGGCTGTTGAAGGAGCTGGCCAAACTCAGAAGAGAAAACCAAGAAATCAAATACCTGAGGCCAGATGCCAAAGCTCAGGTAACCATAGAATACAGTGATGACAATGTTCCCCAAAAAATCAAGGCCATTGTTATTTCTACCCAACATGACGATTTCGCCGATGAGCCAACCATGCTTGCCAAAATCAAGGAAGACTTGATCAATATTTTGGTACCTAGGGTAAAAGCACAACTGATTCCTGAAATACAGACTTTGTTTACCGATGACATCACCTACCACATTAATCCAACGGGGAAATTTGTGATTGGTGGACCTCATGGTGATGCTGGGCTGACAGGAAGAAAGATCATTGTGGACACTTATGGAGGTAAAGGTGCTCACGGTGGTGGAGCATTCTCAGGAAAAGACCCTTCCAAAGTAGACCGCTCTGCGGCTTATGCTACCAGACATATTGCCAAAAACATGGTCGCTGCAGGCATAGCTGACGAGGTATTGGTGCAAGTTTCATATGCTATCGGTGTCGCTGAACCAATGGGCATCTATATCAATACTTATGGCACAGCCAAAGTCGATATGACAGATGGAGAAATTGCCAAGCTTATTGAGCAAATATTTGACATGAGACCTTATGCCATTGAGCAAAGGCTGAGACTAAGAAACCCCATCTATGAAGAAACTGCCGCATACGGCCATATGGGCAGAACCAATGAAGTAGTGAGAAAGACCTTTGTGTCTCCTGATGGGACTTCCATCACATTGGACGTGGAACTCTTCACTTGGGAGAAATTGGATTTTGTAGATACGATCAAAAAAGCATTTAAGTTATAA
- the porG gene encoding type IX secretion system protein PorG: MKKVKFEKLCLILVLGLFLSIPIVPLQAQQNEYGLGLGVATYSGDIIRRLDPEQIGLQGTFFGRRNFDNVWSLRFGFSIAGLNAADSVRPLDAMAQSRNAYFKGLLVEGHALMEYHFLDYLAPHSTFRFSPYGFFGFGYSFFSGKGQAYQGEIPPDDEGKYSLSTPVIPFGLGVKYKLKERLFLAVEFGFRPTVTDFLDKIEYNENYISRFPDPDYVPDPNDPNDIPPVYGLNYGNKSDKDWYYFLGVTLSYSFHQVECFNY, encoded by the coding sequence TTGAAAAAAGTCAAATTTGAAAAATTGTGCTTGATCTTAGTCCTTGGGCTCTTCTTGAGTATTCCCATTGTACCATTGCAAGCGCAGCAAAACGAATATGGCTTGGGCCTGGGAGTAGCCACCTATTCTGGTGATATCATCAGGAGATTGGACCCGGAACAAATTGGCCTTCAAGGAACGTTTTTTGGCAGACGAAATTTTGACAATGTTTGGAGCCTTCGCTTTGGATTTTCCATTGCAGGTTTAAATGCGGCAGATAGTGTGCGTCCATTGGATGCGATGGCCCAGTCCCGGAATGCTTATTTTAAAGGATTGCTGGTAGAGGGACATGCATTGATGGAATACCACTTTCTGGATTATCTGGCACCACATTCTACCTTCAGGTTCTCTCCTTATGGTTTCTTTGGATTTGGCTATAGCTTTTTCTCTGGAAAAGGCCAGGCCTATCAGGGAGAAATTCCTCCTGATGATGAAGGGAAGTATTCCCTTTCCACACCGGTCATCCCTTTTGGTTTAGGCGTAAAGTACAAACTAAAAGAAAGACTGTTTCTGGCTGTGGAGTTTGGTTTCCGGCCAACGGTGACGGATTTTCTGGATAAGATAGAATATAACGAAAATTATATATCGCGGTTCCCTGACCCTGATTATGTTCCCGATCCCAACGATCCCAATGATATCCCACCAGTTTATGGACTCAACTATGGGAATAAGTCTGATAAAGACTGGTACTATTTTTTAGGTGTAACCCTTAGTTATTCATTTCACCAAGTAGAATGCTTTAATTATTAA
- a CDS encoding anthranilate synthase component II, with the protein MLLLIDNFDSFSHILADYFLQTNMELKIVRNDTPLALLKEDKYEAVVLSPGPETPDKAGNLKEILAYYYDKLPVLGVCLGHQCIGEFFGAKLVKGEKPVHGKVYKINKVADHPVLKGLPDSFMVTRYHSLELKNLPKDLEVVLETDKGEIMAMAHRDLPIFGIQFHPEAYLTEFGLELIQQWVDFYCRRTNLERDKA; encoded by the coding sequence ATGTTATTGTTAATTGATAATTTCGATTCTTTCTCCCATATACTGGCTGACTATTTTCTTCAGACCAATATGGAATTGAAGATAGTGAGAAATGATACTCCTCTTGCCTTACTTAAGGAAGACAAGTATGAGGCAGTGGTGCTTTCACCTGGTCCTGAAACTCCAGACAAGGCGGGCAATCTAAAGGAAATACTGGCTTACTATTATGATAAATTGCCGGTTTTGGGCGTTTGTCTGGGACATCAATGTATTGGTGAATTTTTTGGTGCAAAACTGGTGAAGGGAGAAAAGCCAGTACACGGAAAAGTGTATAAGATAAATAAGGTGGCAGATCATCCCGTTTTGAAAGGACTTCCTGACAGCTTTATGGTTACCCGTTACCATTCATTGGAGCTTAAGAATTTGCCCAAAGACTTGGAGGTAGTATTGGAAACTGACAAGGGAGAAATCATGGCGATGGCCCACAGGGATCTGCCTATTTTTGGTATACAGTTTCATCCAGAAGCTTATTTGACGGAGTTTGGCCTGGAACTTATCCAACAATGGGTGGATTTTTATTGTAGGCGAACAAACCTTGAAAGAGACAAAGCTTAA
- a CDS encoding D-alanine--D-alanine ligase: MKKKIALVTGGFTGEAVVSLKSAAVVEKNIDLDKYDVYKIIIEKGRWYHEGETGGRVPVDLNDFSISPNGEKITFDGIFNILHGSPGEDGKLAGYFDMLGLPYTTCDAITSSITMNKGYTKAIVQDIEDLNVAKSLQLFKNSPKNTQRVIEELRLPYFVKPNSGGSSIGMSKVKKLDEVQEALDKAFAEDSQVLVEEFVSGREFSIGIYMVDGKVIVLPATEIVSSKEFFDFEAKYTAGVTEEITPGRMSEEEVERVKKVAEKVYLKLNCKGAVRMDYFIEHETGKIFFIEINTVPGQTETSLISQQVRAIGKSVKEFYTEIIEEMFKE; the protein is encoded by the coding sequence ATGAAGAAGAAAATTGCATTGGTAACTGGTGGGTTTACCGGTGAAGCAGTGGTTTCTCTGAAAAGTGCCGCTGTAGTTGAAAAAAATATTGATTTGGATAAATATGATGTCTACAAGATCATCATTGAAAAGGGGCGCTGGTACCATGAGGGAGAGACTGGAGGTCGAGTTCCTGTGGATTTAAATGATTTTTCCATTAGCCCTAATGGTGAGAAAATCACGTTCGATGGGATTTTTAATATTCTTCATGGTTCACCCGGAGAAGATGGTAAATTGGCAGGTTATTTTGATATGCTAGGGTTGCCCTATACCACCTGTGATGCGATTACTTCATCCATTACCATGAACAAGGGATATACCAAGGCTATCGTTCAGGATATAGAAGATTTGAACGTGGCCAAGTCTTTACAATTGTTTAAAAATAGTCCAAAGAATACCCAAAGAGTAATAGAGGAACTGAGGCTACCATATTTTGTGAAACCCAACAGTGGAGGAAGTAGCATAGGCATGAGCAAGGTGAAAAAGCTGGATGAGGTTCAGGAAGCTTTGGATAAAGCTTTTGCAGAAGACAGCCAAGTGTTGGTGGAGGAATTTGTGTCTGGGAGGGAGTTTTCTATAGGAATCTATATGGTGGATGGGAAGGTGATAGTATTACCTGCAACGGAGATCGTGAGTTCCAAGGAGTTTTTTGATTTTGAGGCAAAGTACACTGCAGGGGTGACTGAAGAAATTACGCCTGGAAGAATGAGTGAAGAAGAAGTGGAACGGGTGAAAAAGGTGGCGGAAAAAGTATACCTCAAGCTGAACTGTAAAGGTGCGGTGAGGATGGATTATTTCATAGAGCATGAAACTGGAAAGATATTCTTTATCGAAATCAATACCGTTCCCGGGCAAACAGAGACCAGCTTGATTTCCCAACAGGTAAGGGCAATCGGAAAATCCGTGAAGGAGTTTTATACGGAGATCATTGAGGAGATGTTCAAGGAATGA
- a CDS encoding CBS domain-containing protein yields MQAYEFINNMIPPLKLTDKVKMALSWMEEIRTDVLPVVEQGMFKGFVTDEMIYNFNREDILIADLPLEAEGCFVSKEKHIYDVLRVASEYQTNMVAVVDKENIYHGVVTLEDAIAAFADSMAIQAQGGVLVLSMFMTDYSLFEIARVIESENAKILSSFLTSDPLDDSKIKVILKIDKTELRHVKATLERFGYKVIDHYQEEMTQSGEQDRLDNLLRFLNI; encoded by the coding sequence ATGCAGGCGTACGAATTTATCAATAATATGATCCCACCTTTGAAATTGACAGACAAGGTCAAGATGGCACTGTCATGGATGGAGGAAATTCGTACAGATGTTTTGCCGGTGGTGGAGCAGGGAATGTTCAAAGGCTTTGTGACCGATGAGATGATTTATAATTTCAACAGGGAAGATATTTTGATTGCTGATTTGCCATTGGAAGCTGAAGGCTGTTTTGTTTCAAAGGAAAAGCATATTTATGATGTGTTGAGAGTAGCTTCAGAATACCAGACCAATATGGTGGCAGTGGTGGACAAGGAAAATATATATCATGGGGTGGTGACTTTGGAAGATGCCATTGCTGCTTTTGCGGATTCCATGGCTATACAGGCTCAAGGAGGTGTTTTGGTTTTGTCCATGTTTATGACGGATTATAGCCTGTTCGAAATTGCCCGGGTAATTGAATCCGAAAACGCTAAGATACTGAGTAGCTTTCTCACCAGTGATCCTTTGGATGACAGCAAAATAAAAGTCATCCTTAAGATTGATAAAACAGAATTGAGGCATGTCAAGGCCACCTTGGAAAGGTTTGGCTATAAGGTTATCGACCATTATCAAGAAGAAATGACCCAAAGTGGGGAGCAAGACCGACTGGATAACCTGCTTAGATTTTTGAATATTTAA
- a CDS encoding pyridoxine 5'-phosphate synthase encodes MTKLSVNINKIATLRNARGGNNPDVVKVAMDAEKFGSQGITVHPRPDERHITYDDVMKLKDVVTTEFNIEGYPDKRFMEIIRIAKPAQATLVPDPPNVLTSNTGWDTIAHQEELKDIIAELHEYGTRTSIFINPEPKYFEPAKLTGTDRVELYTEPYATNYHKNKHTAVKPYVEVAKLAKDLGLGLNAGHDLDLDNLKFLKQSIPFLDEVSIGHALICDALYFGLENTIQMYRRQLEED; translated from the coding sequence ATGACCAAACTCAGCGTAAATATTAACAAGATTGCTACCTTGAGGAATGCCAGGGGAGGCAATAATCCAGATGTCGTAAAGGTGGCAATGGATGCAGAAAAATTCGGATCACAAGGCATCACTGTTCACCCAAGGCCTGATGAGCGACATATTACTTATGATGACGTCATGAAACTCAAGGATGTGGTGACCACAGAATTCAATATAGAAGGCTATCCTGACAAACGGTTCATGGAAATCATCCGAATCGCCAAGCCAGCCCAGGCGACCTTGGTGCCTGACCCCCCAAATGTGCTGACTTCCAATACAGGCTGGGATACCATTGCCCACCAGGAAGAACTCAAGGACATTATCGCTGAGCTGCATGAATATGGCACCCGGACTTCCATCTTCATCAACCCCGAACCAAAATACTTCGAACCGGCAAAGCTGACTGGAACTGACAGGGTGGAACTCTACACTGAACCTTACGCAACCAATTATCATAAAAACAAACATACTGCGGTCAAACCTTATGTAGAAGTAGCAAAATTGGCCAAAGACTTAGGCTTGGGACTAAACGCCGGCCATGACCTTGATTTGGACAACCTGAAATTCCTCAAACAAAGTATTCCTTTCTTGGATGAGGTATCCATCGGACATGCACTTATCTGCGATGCCCTCTATTTTGGACTGGAAAACACCATCCAAATGTACAGAAGACAACTAGAGGAAGATTGA
- a CDS encoding alpha/beta fold hydrolase: protein MKLNFKKVGEGKPLIILHGLFGSADNWLSIAKELEHHYTMYLVDQRNHGDSPKSDDWDYKAMVDDLAAFMSAQGLESADIMGHSMGGKTAMNFALKYPSKVNKLIIADIAPRYYPPHHQQILQGLNAINMEELKSRKEADDTLAKYIDEMGIRQFLLKSLGRNEERKFIWKVNLPVITEKIDNVGEALSGNKSFEGPTLFMRGANSKYIQDSDKEDLEKFFPEYKLISIKNAGHWLHAEQPSAVIETIKAFLG from the coding sequence ATGAAATTGAATTTTAAGAAAGTCGGAGAAGGAAAACCATTGATCATATTACATGGGCTTTTTGGATCTGCGGACAACTGGCTGAGCATTGCCAAGGAACTTGAACATCACTATACCATGTACCTGGTAGACCAACGGAACCACGGAGATTCTCCTAAGAGTGATGACTGGGACTACAAGGCCATGGTAGATGATCTGGCAGCTTTTATGAGCGCTCAAGGTTTGGAATCTGCAGATATCATGGGACACTCCATGGGAGGAAAGACAGCCATGAACTTTGCACTCAAATACCCCAGTAAGGTCAATAAATTGATCATTGCTGATATTGCTCCGAGGTATTACCCTCCTCACCATCAGCAAATCCTTCAAGGCCTGAACGCCATCAATATGGAGGAACTAAAGTCACGAAAGGAAGCAGATGATACCTTGGCAAAGTACATCGATGAAATGGGTATTCGCCAATTCCTTTTGAAGAGCCTCGGAAGAAATGAGGAAAGGAAATTTATATGGAAGGTAAACTTGCCCGTGATCACAGAAAAAATCGACAATGTGGGAGAGGCACTCTCTGGCAATAAATCATTTGAAGGCCCTACCCTCTTTATGCGCGGTGCCAATTCAAAATATATTCAAGACAGCGACAAGGAAGACCTGGAAAAATTCTTCCCTGAGTACAAGTTGATCAGCATTAAAAATGCCGGACACTGGCTCCATGCAGAACAACCTTCAGCCGTAATTGAAACCATCAAGGCATTTTTAGGCTAG
- a CDS encoding SAM-dependent methyltransferase, with protein MKKGKLYLIPNVLAEGTAQEIISPQVKDVIKHTKHYLAENLRTARRYISSLRLGLTIEELQFEILDKKTKDTKVAQLLKPIFEGHDMGVISEAGCPGIADPGAVAVAYAHQKGIQVIPLSGPSSMFMALMGSGFNGQSFAFVGYIPIDKKARIDAIKQLEADSGKFRRTQIFMETPFRNNHLMDDLKQHLNPNTKLCVAKNISGKDELIVTKTIAEWRKTKLDLHKIPTVFVLDTNF; from the coding sequence ATGAAAAAAGGAAAACTATACCTTATCCCCAATGTCTTGGCAGAAGGAACCGCCCAGGAAATCATCAGCCCGCAGGTAAAGGATGTGATCAAACACACAAAACATTACTTGGCCGAGAATCTTCGTACCGCTCGTAGGTATATTTCTAGTTTGAGATTAGGACTTACCATCGAGGAATTACAGTTTGAAATCTTGGACAAAAAGACCAAGGACACCAAGGTGGCACAACTCCTCAAACCAATTTTTGAAGGACATGATATGGGGGTAATCTCTGAGGCAGGTTGTCCTGGCATTGCTGATCCAGGAGCAGTGGCTGTAGCCTATGCGCATCAAAAGGGCATACAGGTCATACCTTTATCCGGTCCATCCTCCATGTTTATGGCTTTGATGGGATCTGGATTCAATGGGCAATCTTTCGCTTTTGTGGGCTATATCCCCATCGACAAAAAAGCACGAATAGATGCCATCAAACAATTGGAAGCTGATTCCGGCAAGTTTAGAAGAACGCAAATTTTCATGGAAACCCCTTTCAGAAACAACCATCTGATGGATGACCTCAAACAACACTTAAACCCCAATACCAAGCTGTGCGTAGCCAAGAACATCAGCGGAAAAGATGAATTGATCGTCACCAAGACCATTGCTGAATGGAGAAAGACCAAATTGGACTTGCACAAAATTCCAACAGTATTTGTTCTGGACACTAATTTCTAG
- a CDS encoding GatB/YqeY domain-containing protein, with protein sequence MSLKQSIESEIKKAMLAKDKDRLRALRSIKSLIMLEETKGGEKDMTEEDELKLLTKAAKQRKDSVEIYQQQNREDLAATELAELEIINEFLPKQLSEEELEAVLQEIIAELGAEGPKDMGKVMGVATKKLAGKADGKMISQRVKGLLA encoded by the coding sequence ATGAGTTTAAAGCAAAGTATAGAAAGCGAAATTAAAAAGGCCATGTTGGCCAAGGATAAGGATAGGCTGAGAGCTTTGCGGTCAATTAAGTCACTGATTATGTTGGAGGAGACTAAGGGTGGTGAAAAAGATATGACAGAAGAGGATGAGCTTAAACTCTTGACCAAAGCAGCCAAACAAAGAAAGGATTCTGTGGAGATTTACCAGCAGCAAAACCGTGAGGACCTCGCAGCCACTGAATTGGCAGAATTGGAGATCATCAATGAGTTTTTGCCTAAGCAGCTTAGTGAAGAGGAATTGGAAGCTGTTTTGCAGGAGATTATTGCTGAACTTGGGGCTGAAGGACCTAAGGATATGGGCAAGGTGATGGGCGTAGCCACGAAGAAGTTAGCTGGAAAGGCTGATGGGAAGATGATTTCCCAAAGAGTTAAAGGACTATTGGCATAA